A section of the Campylobacter porcelli genome encodes:
- a CDS encoding ImmA/IrrE family metallo-endopeptidase, whose amino-acid sequence MTYKEIKDKTPYEILDLLEMKEPPFNPFKIAQKLGINVVKDLDLNKIDTEGQISVDENGEPIIWINPLKNENRQRFTLAHELGHLANDILPSIENPIIDSYETLYRSNTYGGRETRANQFAARLLMPLRQIEDFISECRKTKPDLKAAEAILLISSKFEVSKQAVFHRLKNIGLIKQDYIYPF is encoded by the coding sequence ATGACCTATAAAGAGATAAAAGATAAAACCCCTTATGAAATTTTAGATTTATTGGAAATGAAAGAACCACCATTCAATCCGTTTAAAATTGCTCAAAAATTAGGCATAAATGTAGTTAAAGATCTTGATCTTAATAAAATTGACACTGAAGGTCAAATTAGTGTAGATGAAAATGGTGAGCCTATTATTTGGATAAATCCGCTTAAAAATGAAAATAGACAGCGTTTTACATTGGCACATGAATTAGGGCATTTAGCTAATGATATTTTGCCTAGCATAGAAAATCCTATTATTGATAGCTATGAAACCCTTTATAGAAGCAATACATATGGTGGAAGAGAAACTAGAGCCAATCAATTTGCGGCAAGACTACTTATGCCTCTTAGGCAAATAGAAGATTTTATATCAGAATGCAGAAAAACAAAACCTGATTTAAAGGCGGCGGAAGCAATATTACTTATTTCTTCAAAATTTGAAGTTTCAAAACAAGCTGTTTTTCACAGACTTAAAAACATAGGTCTGATAAAGCAAGATTATATATATCCTTTTTAG
- a CDS encoding Panacea domain-containing protein — translation MKKHEAIIAYIVKHFRESGVVKTKLLKLLWFAHREFMYAYSKNLSELKFIKLPHGPVPKIKEAQKTLDHEKILSKIIDDGILKLENRNGYDYFLCNIDIDVDKFFEPSEICILDETLYELENLSATKLSELSHDSQWNALNMGDTMLVESVFLRDVVEIPESELETLRAKYL, via the coding sequence ATGAAAAAGCACGAAGCTATAATTGCTTATATAGTTAAACACTTTAGAGAGAGTGGAGTTGTAAAAACAAAACTTTTAAAGCTTTTATGGTTTGCGCATAGAGAATTTATGTATGCTTATAGTAAAAATTTGAGCGAATTAAAATTTATAAAACTTCCACATGGGCCAGTGCCAAAAATTAAAGAAGCTCAAAAAACGCTAGATCATGAAAAAATATTGTCTAAAATCATTGATGATGGAATATTAAAATTAGAAAATCGTAATGGTTACGACTATTTTTTATGCAATATTGATATAGATGTGGATAAATTTTTTGAGCCAAGTGAAATTTGTATTTTAGATGAAACTCTATATGAGCTTGAAAATCTAAGTGCTACAAAACTTTCAGAGCTTAGTCACGATTCTCAATGGAACGCTTTAAATATGGGCGATACAATGCTTGTAGAAAGTGTTTTTCTTAGAGATGTAGTAGAAATTCCAGAAAGCGAACTAGAAACTTTAAGGGCTAAATATCTATGA
- a CDS encoding helix-turn-helix transcriptional regulator → MKEKYITIKEAIKLLNVSRSTLWHWDKINYLKAYHIGKSVVYKTADIDNLATKAKPKTLNAYKRHKI, encoded by the coding sequence ATGAAAGAAAAATATATAACAATCAAAGAAGCCATAAAACTTCTAAATGTCAGCCGCTCAACCCTATGGCACTGGGATAAGATTAATTATCTCAAGGCCTATCATATAGGCAAATCAGTCGTCTATAAAACTGCGGATATAGATAACCTTGCCACCAAAGCTAAACCAAAAACCCTAAATGCATATAAAAGGCACAAAATATAG
- a CDS encoding DUF3310 domain-containing protein, whose amino-acid sequence MNKINHPPHYGGDNPYETIKVLGAWLSIEEFKGFCKGNVIKYLSRAGKKDDELEDLQKARWYCDKLIELHKFRSLKGL is encoded by the coding sequence ATGAATAAGATAAATCACCCACCACACTACGGCGGAGATAATCCATATGAGACCATAAAGGTCTTAGGCGCATGGCTAAGCATTGAAGAGTTTAAAGGCTTTTGTAAAGGCAATGTTATCAAATACCTTAGCCGTGCTGGTAAAAAAGATGATGAGCTAGAAGACCTACAAAAGGCCAGATGGTATTGTGATAAGCTCATAGAGCTACACAAATTTAGATCTCTAAAAGGCTTATAA
- a CDS encoding DUF736 family protein, translating into MKIGYITQKSFTKDSETITYLSGSMQVLGIANMLEFTITESNSDNPNSPTYYIKLPRLKSNLANNIIIGSLWLRTSQSGNEYMSGYIDSPIFSGGRIEIICFKPYADDNPAILWNIIWEPAKKQKEQTTQTAVPDLEPTQPKVTPKDLHSGVADDSIPF; encoded by the coding sequence ATGAAAATAGGCTACATAACACAAAAATCATTTACCAAAGATAGTGAGACCATCACCTATCTAAGCGGATCAATGCAAGTTTTAGGCATAGCAAATATGTTGGAATTTACTATAACAGAGTCAAATAGCGATAACCCAAACTCGCCAACATATTATATTAAGCTACCACGCCTTAAATCAAATTTAGCTAATAATATAATTATCGGCTCACTCTGGCTACGCACTAGCCAAAGTGGCAATGAGTATATGAGTGGCTATATAGATAGCCCAATCTTTAGTGGTGGTAGAATAGAGATTATCTGCTTTAAGCCATATGCTGATGATAATCCAGCGATTTTATGGAATATAATTTGGGAACCAGCTAAAAAACAAAAAGAGCAAACCACCCAAACAGCCGTGCCAGATTTAGAACCAACACAGCCAAAAGTTACGCCAAAAGATCTTCATAGCGGCGTAGCAGATGACTCTATCCCATTTTAG
- a CDS encoding phage/plasmid primase, P4 family, whose product MQDNIFELLKTYSKEQLRDLMSSRGIIFKDFKYHCPFHGQDKTPSGSISFKKGSAFFNCFACGTGGDAGKFIELYEKLSPAKAAKVALNFIGFNFEESLSDEELEAKKEAFIKLQKEQEAARAKLEQEAEQKAQMVRAKLSKIAPNFLQQAKNLGALAEPFDIFIAKTDYFDYLFDRYIGFDPQNDSVAIVISNEQGEVINIKHRTKFKWDSEARCYSNERVSGKWIGASGASAYPFPIDFYNEFDSDIVVICEGEKDAINLCSLGVCALTLGGVNNSWQKHKELLRDKIVYIWFDNDKAGYTSAIARYKEIEAVAKSVYITLFYKLCPAAPAKYDISDYLGANQAKFTSSDKIIDKLIYSSFKLTNDLIDEIGELYECDLKEFKEPFKKVTFSDICKEIMQTDKDGNYLNIIPVKGELDDNQIDYFIKLFKSKELKDITAEVKSAMLENRLFITPQADKDLEQWAKVVDKICDFQKILRTNYHQTHLADMCDSFIKSVRKLGYDIAEYKGQIYFWNGNFYSFVDDREIYKFLLHHWMGASGVDKKKITDRTATELIDNIRGQGVLIDAKRKEPSLINKRVINLRNGSIIISKSGKIVFSQHHNKKLYATNMLDFDYNPEAKCPKWEKFLSQVMNDEDRLTLMEFIGYCFLPSHDYESFLFLYGKSGSNGKSVILDVLRSFFGEDNVSNLQLQQLEGHELHGLANKMLNIGSEIDKLGVDKGQFSNLKALVSPRDQIQINPKNQQPYSLKPEDKPKFAFAGNDKPKSNIDNAVFRRMLLIGFDKEIKDDEKIRGLSERFSDELDGIFALALKGLNRLVTNGKFTKGQKMQDALDEYKDEVNPTRVFIRDAIKPNKERFTPNKYLYLLYCEFAKERGNRPMSQTKFTQTLKDELAMSNIDFQVISRKSSIPKIGLASVERGFAGIEINTDFDITSVTINNMNLDIENMSEPCSVL is encoded by the coding sequence ATGCAAGATAATATCTTTGAACTACTCAAAACCTACTCCAAAGAGCAGCTAAGAGATCTTATGTCATCTCGTGGCATAATCTTTAAAGATTTTAAATACCACTGCCCTTTTCATGGGCAAGATAAAACCCCAAGCGGTAGCATAAGCTTTAAAAAGGGCTCTGCATTCTTCAACTGCTTTGCCTGTGGCACTGGTGGGGACGCTGGTAAATTTATAGAATTATACGAGAAGCTCTCTCCAGCCAAAGCTGCCAAAGTCGCTCTAAATTTCATAGGATTTAATTTTGAAGAGAGCCTAAGCGATGAAGAGCTAGAAGCTAAAAAAGAAGCATTCATAAAACTCCAAAAAGAGCAAGAAGCCGCTAGAGCCAAGCTAGAGCAAGAAGCCGAGCAAAAAGCCCAAATGGTGAGAGCCAAACTAAGCAAAATAGCTCCAAATTTCTTACAACAAGCTAAAAATCTTGGAGCCTTAGCTGAGCCTTTTGATATCTTCATTGCTAAGACTGATTATTTTGATTATCTCTTTGATAGATATATAGGTTTTGATCCGCAAAATGATAGCGTAGCTATAGTGATATCCAATGAGCAAGGCGAAGTTATAAATATCAAACACAGAACCAAATTCAAATGGGATAGTGAAGCACGGTGCTACTCAAATGAGCGGGTGTCAGGCAAGTGGATAGGAGCTAGTGGAGCATCTGCCTATCCATTCCCTATTGATTTTTATAATGAGTTTGATAGCGATATAGTAGTTATCTGCGAGGGCGAAAAGGACGCTATAAACCTATGTAGCTTAGGGGTATGCGCTCTAACTCTAGGTGGAGTAAATAACTCATGGCAAAAACACAAAGAGCTATTAAGAGATAAAATCGTATATATCTGGTTTGACAATGATAAGGCTGGATATACAAGCGCCATAGCTAGATATAAAGAGATTGAAGCTGTAGCCAAATCTGTATATATCACACTATTTTATAAGCTCTGCCCAGCAGCACCAGCTAAGTATGATATAAGCGACTATCTAGGAGCCAATCAAGCCAAATTCACAAGCAGTGATAAAATAATAGATAAGCTCATATATAGCTCATTTAAGCTCACAAATGACCTAATAGATGAGATAGGTGAGCTTTATGAGTGCGATTTAAAAGAGTTTAAAGAGCCATTTAAGAAAGTAACCTTTAGTGATATATGTAAAGAGATAATGCAAACTGACAAAGATGGCAACTATCTAAACATTATCCCCGTCAAAGGCGAACTAGATGATAATCAAATAGATTATTTCATCAAGCTATTTAAAAGCAAAGAGCTAAAAGATATCACCGCCGAAGTCAAATCCGCAATGCTAGAAAATAGGCTATTTATAACTCCACAAGCTGACAAAGACTTAGAGCAGTGGGCTAAGGTAGTTGATAAAATTTGCGATTTTCAAAAGATCCTTAGAACCAACTACCATCAAACCCATCTAGCTGATATGTGCGATAGCTTTATAAAAAGCGTCCGCAAACTAGGCTATGATATAGCCGAGTATAAGGGTCAGATATACTTTTGGAATGGCAACTTTTACTCATTTGTAGATGATAGAGAGATTTATAAGTTTTTGCTTCATCACTGGATGGGCGCTAGTGGCGTAGATAAAAAGAAGATTACAGATCGCACCGCCACAGAGCTAATAGACAATATCCGTGGCCAAGGGGTGCTAATCGATGCCAAAAGAAAGGAGCCTAGCCTAATAAACAAAAGGGTTATAAACCTTAGAAATGGCTCTATAATCATTAGCAAAAGTGGCAAGATAGTCTTTAGCCAGCATCACAACAAAAAGCTATACGCTACAAATATGTTAGATTTTGACTATAACCCAGAGGCCAAATGCCCAAAATGGGAGAAATTCCTAAGTCAAGTCATGAATGATGAAGACAGATTAACTCTAATGGAGTTTATAGGTTACTGCTTTTTACCTAGCCATGATTATGAATCATTTTTATTTTTATATGGCAAGAGTGGTAGCAATGGCAAGAGCGTTATACTAGACGTTTTAAGAAGCTTTTTTGGTGAAGATAATGTATCAAACTTACAGCTCCAGCAACTTGAAGGCCACGAACTTCACGGCCTAGCTAATAAGATGCTAAATATCGGTAGCGAGATTGATAAACTAGGCGTTGATAAAGGGCAGTTTAGCAACCTAAAAGCCCTAGTATCCCCAAGAGATCAGATACAAATCAACCCTAAAAATCAGCAACCATATAGTCTAAAGCCTGAAGATAAACCCAAATTTGCCTTTGCTGGTAATGACAAACCAAAGAGCAATATAGATAACGCAGTCTTTCGCCGTATGCTTTTAATAGGCTTTGATAAAGAGATTAAAGATGATGAGAAGATTAGAGGGCTAAGTGAGCGATTTAGCGATGAGCTAGATGGGATCTTCGCTCTAGCGTTAAAGGGACTAAATCGCTTAGTAACTAACGGCAAATTCACCAAAGGGCAAAAGATGCAAGACGCCCTTGATGAGTATAAAGATGAAGTTAATCCTACTAGAGTCTTTATCCGTGATGCCATCAAGCCAAATAAAGAGAGATTCACGCCAAATAAATATCTATATCTACTATATTGTGAATTTGCTAAAGAGCGTGGCAACAGACCAATGAGCCAGACCAAATTTACCCAAACGCTAAAAGATGAACTCGCAATGTCAAATATAGATTTTCAAGTTATATCAAGAAAAAGCTCAATTCCTAAAATCGGTCTAGCCTCTGTTGAGCGTGGCTTTGCTGGTATTGAGATAAATACAGATTTTGATATCACTAGCGTTACTATAAATAATATGAATTTAGATATAGAGAATATGTCTGAGCCTTGTAGTGTTTTGTAG
- a CDS encoding portal protein, translated as MKKTKNRLFLIDDAFSKLENQKDRFLACERVYNATYDDAHRRRLAPQRSNIVERSRIYVPLAKTSIDILHSIFKSSFLGSGCPIEITRIGYNDDHDRALRDALTAAVKAKWRENKHFIGISRAVLSALYLPLGVVSVYWGDGDIQTKFIPINTIAFDPYASDINDVEYICYKFAKSRNDVKAKFKSGFYKSDDEYAVLKAGRRILIKEIYEKNWEKGGWDLTSYANDIEVRKAWFNQLPFCYGYCFENMPSVGREDLLNDDYIGVYGSCLPERVKELQQEYNIKRNQKIDLIENAIDPQFAINSEGGIVNANDLLSRKKVIRCNLSGDGDISKVVAPLLPTGSVYDVTTEIEMIKSEYEIASGVNSIMTGVTSASDRRSNTSLQTINAASGVRVESMFQSLAATMLHEYAKKYVKLLYKNLDDEYLIKITENPDIINIIGSKEERMSSDIDFDINVNFGTTISSDVVVSKINTLLGTLAQLGLNNPNLIMPLIKEMSVALLGENAPVYLIDEAFKELQAQQELAMATQAMKGEAMANDMAPQSDADKEAIIAGII; from the coding sequence ATGAAAAAGACAAAAAATAGACTATTTTTAATCGATGATGCATTCTCTAAACTAGAAAATCAAAAAGATAGATTCTTAGCTTGTGAAAGAGTTTATAACGCTACTTATGATGATGCTCATCGCAGACGCTTAGCACCGCAAAGGTCAAATATAGTAGAGCGCTCTAGAATCTATGTGCCACTAGCTAAGACAAGTATAGATATACTCCATAGTATATTTAAATCTAGCTTTTTAGGCTCGGGGTGTCCTATAGAAATCACTAGGATAGGCTATAATGATGATCACGATAGAGCATTAAGGGACGCACTCACAGCGGCAGTCAAGGCTAAATGGAGAGAGAATAAGCATTTCATTGGCATTAGTAGGGCGGTGCTATCGGCGTTGTATCTGCCTTTAGGCGTGGTGAGTGTCTACTGGGGTGATGGGGATATACAGACTAAGTTTATCCCTATAAATACTATAGCATTTGACCCATATGCTAGTGATATAAATGATGTGGAGTATATATGCTATAAATTTGCTAAAAGTAGAAATGATGTTAAGGCGAAGTTTAAAAGTGGATTTTATAAAAGTGATGATGAGTATGCGGTACTAAAGGCTGGTAGGCGGATACTGATAAAAGAGATATATGAGAAAAACTGGGAGAAGGGTGGCTGGGACTTAACTAGCTATGCTAATGATATAGAGGTTAGAAAGGCGTGGTTTAATCAGTTGCCCTTTTGCTATGGATATTGCTTTGAGAATATGCCAAGTGTGGGTAGGGAAGATTTGCTAAATGATGATTATATAGGGGTGTATGGCTCGTGTCTGCCTGAGCGGGTAAAGGAGCTACAACAAGAGTATAATATAAAGCGTAATCAAAAGATAGATTTGATAGAAAATGCTATAGATCCGCAATTTGCTATAAACTCTGAGGGCGGGATAGTAAATGCTAATGACTTGCTAAGCCGTAAAAAGGTGATACGGTGTAATCTAAGTGGCGATGGGGATATAAGTAAGGTTGTAGCGCCACTCTTGCCTACTGGGTCAGTATATGACGTAACTACAGAGATAGAGATGATAAAAAGCGAGTATGAGATAGCTAGTGGAGTAAATAGCATAATGACTGGAGTAACAAGCGCTAGTGATAGAAGGAGTAATACAAGCTTACAGACTATAAATGCTGCTAGTGGGGTAAGAGTAGAAAGTATGTTTCAATCCTTGGCCGCTACTATGCTACATGAGTATGCTAAAAAGTATGTAAAATTGCTATATAAAAATCTAGATGATGAGTATCTAATTAAGATAACTGAAAATCCGGATATTATAAATATCATTGGTAGCAAAGAAGAGAGAATGAGTAGTGATATAGACTTTGATATAAATGTGAATTTCGGAACTACTATAAGTAGCGATGTGGTAGTAAGTAAGATAAATACATTGCTAGGCACTCTAGCACAACTTGGGCTAAATAATCCAAATTTGATAATGCCACTGATAAAAGAGATGAGCGTGGCGCTATTAGGCGAGAATGCTCCAGTATATCTAATAGATGAAGCGTTTAAAGAGCTACAAGCGCAGCAAGAGCTAGCGATGGCTACACAGGCTATGAAAGGAGAGGCTATGGCTAATGATATGGCGCCACAAAGCGATGCGGATAAAGAGGCGATAATAGCTGGAATAATCTAA
- a CDS encoding SU10 major capsid protein, with protein sequence MIKAGLIDSSEAFGKIADYESRILKVGRNETPFLSSISSMAPSNRDGSVAAGHMWFYDQLPDGLGHDDPSTASDEGGRMSSVSHYTGKRLENHYQILKQAFGVTGSEAEAMRVNGQKVIAAQREQALIQFKKTLEKILLSEQTAVARVNTAGAKVAGKCGGLKSFATASNKIDAGRVDLTWDSIRELLKIGYLNGSPYRILMMNDKQKDKLDDIIFSKAHVSGLNTSRIDNNVTHIGNTAYGTNIQVMLSPYLKDDEIIALKPDDIVKVNWRPMAEKKRETTDDAELYEIINEFTLRVCTPYAFAWLHNLKV encoded by the coding sequence GTGATTAAAGCAGGTTTGATAGATAGTAGTGAGGCGTTTGGTAAAATCGCTGATTATGAATCTAGAATTTTAAAAGTTGGTAGAAATGAGACGCCATTTCTAAGCTCAATTAGCTCTATGGCACCAAGCAATAGAGATGGAAGCGTAGCAGCTGGGCATATGTGGTTTTATGATCAGTTGCCTGATGGATTAGGTCATGATGATCCTAGCACGGCTAGTGATGAGGGTGGGCGTATGAGTAGTGTGAGTCATTACACTGGTAAAAGGCTAGAAAATCACTACCAAATTCTAAAACAAGCCTTTGGGGTAACTGGGTCTGAGGCTGAGGCGATGAGAGTTAATGGTCAAAAGGTGATAGCAGCTCAAAGAGAGCAAGCCTTGATCCAATTCAAAAAGACTTTAGAGAAAATTTTACTAAGTGAGCAAACAGCAGTAGCTAGAGTAAATACAGCTGGTGCTAAGGTTGCTGGGAAGTGTGGTGGGCTAAAGAGCTTTGCTACAGCGTCTAATAAGATTGATGCTGGTAGAGTTGATCTAACTTGGGACAGTATTAGAGAGCTTTTAAAAATAGGCTATCTAAATGGTTCGCCATATAGAATTCTAATGATGAATGATAAGCAAAAAGATAAGCTAGATGATATTATCTTTTCTAAAGCTCATGTGAGTGGGTTAAATACAAGTAGAATTGATAATAATGTAACTCACATTGGAAATACAGCTTATGGCACAAATATCCAAGTAATGCTAAGCCCATATCTAAAAGATGATGAGATCATAGCACTTAAGCCTGATGATATAGTCAAGGTCAATTGGCGTCCAATGGCAGAGAAAAAAAGAGAGACAACTGATGATGCTGAGCTATATGAGATTATAAATGAATTTACTCTAAGGGTTTGTACTCCATATGCTTTTGCGTGGTTACATAATCTAAAGGTTTGA
- a CDS encoding DUF4376 domain-containing protein, translating into MFYDINKNELVSLEIYYKDVEFSDENGEKHQGVDTYFLDNCDDETLRSLGFARVVEQEAPANDDIYKEPSILKSYDEAKNIYNISYEIADVSLEDAKEIKLDELSSIKATKLLTLNYGGNEYQIDSDSKINISGKVSQILLATSSGQDTGAINWITKDNKVVSFSKEEFMAFGVAVAAHTEMILFKHDQLRTAVNNATSIDEIKGIEWVD; encoded by the coding sequence ATGTTTTATGATATAAATAAAAATGAGCTAGTTAGTCTAGAAATATACTATAAAGATGTTGAATTCAGTGATGAAAACGGAGAAAAGCATCAAGGAGTTGATACATACTTTTTAGATAACTGCGATGATGAGACGCTAAGGTCTCTTGGCTTTGCTAGAGTGGTGGAGCAAGAAGCCCCAGCAAATGATGATATCTATAAAGAGCCATCTATTCTAAAGAGCTATGACGAAGCTAAGAATATCTATAATATCAGCTACGAGATAGCAGATGTGAGCCTAGAAGACGCTAAAGAGATAAAGCTAGATGAACTCTCAAGTATTAAGGCTACAAAGCTTTTAACGCTAAATTATGGTGGCAATGAGTATCAAATAGATAGCGATAGCAAGATAAATATAAGTGGCAAGGTAAGCCAAATTCTACTAGCTACCTCTAGTGGGCAAGATACTGGGGCTATAAATTGGATTACTAAGGATAATAAGGTAGTAAGCTTTAGCAAGGAAGAATTTATGGCTTTTGGTGTAGCTGTGGCAGCTCATACTGAGATGATATTATTTAAGCACGACCAGCTAAGAACTGCTGTAAATAACGCTACTAGCATAGATGAGATAAAAGGTATAGAGTGGGTGGATTAA
- a CDS encoding DUF1353 domain-containing protein has product MNRVVVQPIDKDKFRVYKDLSYQGIYIPKGFVTNGANIPRIFWSLFPPNSPEYLSAVVIHDYMCANVSEYGYEMADRYFYDAMLEIGVAKWKAKLFYFWVKWYHKFKVFKNRGTPLAGL; this is encoded by the coding sequence ATGAATAGAGTAGTAGTCCAGCCAATAGATAAAGATAAATTCCGAGTATATAAGGATTTATCATATCAGGGGATTTATATTCCTAAAGGTTTTGTAACCAATGGGGCTAATATCCCTAGGATTTTTTGGAGCCTTTTCCCACCAAATTCGCCAGAGTACCTAAGCGCTGTGGTAATCCACGATTATATGTGTGCTAATGTAAGCGAATATGGGTATGAGATGGCTGATAGATACTTCTATGACGCTATGCTTGAAATAGGTGTGGCTAAATGGAAAGCTAAGCTATTTTACTTTTGGGTGAAGTGGTATCATAAGTTTAAAGTGTTTAAAAATAGGGGTACCCCGCTTGCGGGGCTTTAG
- a CDS encoding glycoside hydrolase family protein, whose product MSLSKDGLNELISELKVEEGFRASIYQCSEGVDTIGYGFNVKYLTKDEIALNDGVIEPMSEEVATQILNRKVKKLIKSVDEIYSWIDSLPEVVKIGIYDMIYQLGIKGFGSFVNTQKYLKLLDYSKAIENIKNSKWAKQTPRRANNLIKRLERARDDYKSFL is encoded by the coding sequence ATGAGTTTAAGTAAAGATGGATTAAATGAGCTTATAAGTGAGCTTAAAGTTGAAGAAGGTTTTAGAGCGAGTATATATCAATGCTCAGAAGGAGTTGATACTATCGGTTATGGCTTTAATGTAAAGTATCTAACCAAAGATGAAATAGCTCTAAATGATGGCGTTATAGAGCCAATGAGCGAAGAAGTTGCTACTCAAATTTTAAATCGTAAAGTTAAAAAGCTTATAAAGAGTGTAGATGAAATTTATAGTTGGATAGACAGTCTTCCTGAAGTGGTAAAAATAGGTATCTATGATATGATTTATCAATTAGGTATCAAAGGCTTTGGTAGCTTTGTAAATACGCAAAAGTATCTAAAGCTTTTAGATTATTCTAAGGCTATAGAGAATATCAAAAACTCAAAATGGGCTAAGCAAACACCTAGAAGAGCTAATAACTTAATTAAGAGATTAGAGAGGGCTAGGGATGACTATAAAAGCTTTTTATGA
- a CDS encoding Panacea domain-containing protein, translated as MTTISAIDTAKLALALLKKNDDEIIEYTSRLKLLKLLYYIQGYHLAMFNAPLFDDKMEAWLHGPVVPSVYRWAKKLTDEELQNQAMNDEQMGALNLHPQQTKLISEVLNMYDKYSAYGLRDKTHTEMPWLSVYEQGQNNEITTDSLKNFFTPLVEK; from the coding sequence ATGACAACTATATCAGCCATAGATACCGCTAAATTAGCTTTAGCTTTATTAAAAAAGAATGATGATGAGATTATAGAATATACAAGTAGATTAAAGCTTTTAAAGTTGCTTTATTATATTCAAGGCTACCATTTAGCTATGTTTAACGCACCTTTATTTGATGATAAAATGGAAGCGTGGCTACACGGACCGGTTGTGCCATCGGTTTATAGATGGGCGAAAAAGCTAACTGACGAAGAACTACAAAATCAAGCGATGAATGATGAGCAAATGGGCGCTCTTAATCTCCACCCACAGCAAACTAAGCTAATAAGTGAAGTATTAAACATGTATGATAAATATTCAGCCTATGGATTAAGAGATAAAACGCACACAGAGATGCCGTGGCTTAGTGTATATGAACAAGGTCAAAATAATGAAATCACGACTGATAGCTTAAAAAACTTTTTTACACCACTGGTTGAAAAATGA